The archaeon BMS3Bbin15 genome contains the following window.
AGAACTGAATCAAAAAAAGCACCGAAGTCCGAAATTCTATTTAGAAGCCTTGCCACAGCTCCATCCATTACATCAAAAAACCCGGCAAGTATAAGAAAAACAAGAGCAAGGGAAAGATTACCAGTGTAAAAAGATAAGGCAGCTATTACACTCGCTACAAAACCCATAATTGTAATCAAACTCGGGCTTATTCTCAGAAAAGCAAAAATCTTTGCTATGGGAATAATTATAGAATTTGCTATACCTCTAAAATTTGAACTGAGCATCGTTCAGTTATTATAGCTTAACTATTAAAAAATTTGTGTGAGAATTATGAAAGTTCTTCTAATAACAGGGAAACTGGCTGAGGATAGGGTCAGAGCTATAGCAGGAAAGTATGGCATTGACGTTTATACTTTCAATGTCAATGTTGCAAGTTTTATAACCCCTGGGAAGATTATCAGGGAGTTTAAGGGCACAAGATTTATTAAAAATTATGATGCTCTTATAGTTCCCGGTACCATAGGGGGTAATTTGAATGCTGTTGAAAGGGAGCTGGAAATTAAAGCTTTCAGAGGAACAAAGGATTTATCACTCCTTGAATTCCTACTTAAGCATCTTGAAAGTCTTCCTCTTTCATCTGAAGAATCTGCTGATGATATGCTCAGGGAGTATATTAAAGAGGCTGCTATGGAGGAAATTAAAAATATTGAAATGCCTGAAGTTAAGGAAAGGCTTCTGAAGGAGAAAGGAAATTTCCTTATAGGCACTCTGGGCACTGGAAAGGATTTTCCAATGCGAGTGGTTGCCGAAGTGGTGGATGCTGAAAAGCTGAAAAGGAAGGAACTCCTTGAGAAGGCAGAGTATTATCTGAAAAGTGGAGCAGACATTGTCGATATAGGAATAAGGGAAAGAAATCCCGAGGCTGTTGAAAAAGCTGTATCTGTTCTCAAGGAGCTTGATGCCCCAGTATCTATAGACACAATGGAAGCAGATAATATTGAAGCCGCCATGGATGCAGACATAGATTTAATTCTCAGTTTCAGCAGGGAGTTGATTGAGGAGCTTCAGGGAGTTAAAGTAGCAAGTGTTATTCTTCCCATAGTCAGCGGAAAGCTTCCCGAGAGTGCTGAAAGGAGAGTTGAATTTCTCGAGCAAAATCTTGGTCTTGCCAGAGATTCCGGTTTTTCAAGAGTGATAGCTGACCCTGTACTTAACCATCCAAATTTTAATCTCGTGGGAGCTCTTGCTGCCTACAGGCTCTTTGCAAGAAAAAATCCTGA
Protein-coding sequences here:
- a CDS encoding pterin binding enzyme, whose product is MKVLLITGKLAEDRVRAIAGKYGIDVYTFNVNVASFITPGKIIREFKGTRFIKNYDALIVPGTIGGNLNAVERELEIKAFRGTKDLSLLEFLLKHLESLPLSSEESADDMLREYIKEAAMEEIKNIEMPEVKERLLKEKGNFLIGTLGTGKDFPMRVVAEVVDAEKLKRKELLEKAEYYLKSGADIVDIGIRERNPEAVEKAVSVLKELDAPVSIDTMEADNIEAAMDADIDLILSFSRELIEELQGVKVASVILPIVSGKLPESAERRVEFLEQNLGLARDSGFSRVIADPVLNHPNFNLVGALAAYRLFARKNPDEAILFGAGNVTELLDADSTGVNALLASIAGEIGAELLFTTEASDKTLGCVRELSLAGKMMFLARKRKSAPKDIGIDLLVLKEKRIFREPLDSNVLNAILVEAEKSSSYIEDRKGYFKIFVKDMIYAAHFIGDEIDIVITGEKAGDISHTICKLGLISEPSHGLYLGRELQKAEFALRYNRSYLQD